The sequence TGTAATAAGCCCACAAATCTCTGATGCAATATTACTTGCACTCTGCCCAGACCAATCCTGTGCATGTACAAAGAAATTACCTCTAGACAAATATCAACATAAGAATAGAAAACTGAACATTGTTAATCATTTCTGTATTCAGTACCTTGAACATAATGGCACTTGCTAATATTGTAAGAATTGTGAACATGGCATAGTAGACGGGAGAAACAACTGCAGTATTGAAAGTATCCAATGCCTGgagagggaaaaaaaagaaaaacagacaATAAGAAACATTCAGGGCCTTGAATTTGTTTTGGAAAGCCATTAAGTCGGGTaagagataaaataaaataaaaaattcttggtTAGCTCTTCCATTAACCTTAAAATCATTAATCCATGTGTAGCTAATTTCGACACAGAATGATAGGTTAAACTTAGCAAACTGACATACATGTAATCGTGAAACATGATAAGAAAGTGATTTTCAATGTGCATTAACCGAATAATTTGTCTCCAACAATGATTTTAATGATAACACCTGTCACAAAAATAATGATCTATTACTTCTGCTTCCAAACATTCTTTGTAATTTTAGAATATTAACTATTTGGCACAAGCATTTCAAAAATGCCAACCTGCCAGGAGACGAGTCATTGACCATATCTTGCCCTGGACAGCAAAATCGGGTCATTGGGAATCTTTATAGGAGCCAACAGCCCTACCTAACAGAGAAAGCGAGCGATATTCATGCTAACCATTCTCCCCAAGCAAATGAACAAGCAGGCTTTCTATTACAGTTTGGCCAAGGCTAAGAGAGGGCTAGGCACTTTCATAAACAATAGAAGATTATTAGCAAAGTTTACTAGTATATTTTATTGTATTATCAGCATAGCAATACTATATATAATTACAAAGTCTAAATAAGTAGATTTCAGATAAAATTATGGGGGGAAATAGTAGCCCTATAAAAGAAGCATCTTGAAAGGCTTTAAGAATGCTTAAATATTATTTCTATCTTTTTCAACAACAAAGTTAGATCAGTATAGTCTCATAGCACTTGGCAGGCTTTTCCTCTATCTCGAATCAGAGAGGCGCTTATTAATGGCAATACTCTAACAATTAGCCTAATGCAGTTTAGGAATGGGCATTGTACACCTCTGTGCGCATGAAGTTGGCTATTTTATTAGAACTTTCAGTAATACAACCCTACAAACCATCCAATCCTGGCCCACCTAAATTGACTGGAACACAATTTTCTGATGCAAACTTAGCAAGTTATAAGCCACAGTAATAAATCATTTAACTGGAAGTTTGAACCAACAACAGTTAATCTCCTTGTACTTTCATAAGAAGATAACAATCTAGCAAGTCAGCATACAACTAAAGTGTACTTCTCAGTGGAAAAGAAGTAACTGGAGATAGATAGTAAGCGGCACAATCCTTAAATAAAAGAGAAGACTTTGTTGCAATTTGATGATTATAAGTTCTTTGTCCCTaataaaagagaagagaagaccaGATCTCTATTGATGCAGAACTAATTAGTTTAtcctttatttaaataaatttaattagtttagtGATATTTTGCATATGTAATAAGTTGTCATATATCGGTATCTACTCAATAACAAGGAAAAAGGAAGCAAATGCAGAAAAGATGGAAgacattaaatttgtttttttattgaagatcacAAATCTTGATTGAAGATTCATCTCTACAAAGATGAAAATCTATCAATCAAGAATATCATCAAGAGAGGAAGATTATTGCTCAAATCAAATTAGAAATATTACCTTCTTCAAAGGAAAAAGAATATCATACATCTGATTTGATgtgattgtaatttttttttatttctgtaattttctttttattcttgtacTTGAGCCTATAAAAAGGGGCAAGAACATTGGCATGCATGAATGAGAAATGGATTAATGAATTAAGTCCTTTCCCACCTTGTGTGTAGATGGTGCAAGGTCACAATTATGTTTCTGATGGTATGATCCCACCATCCCACCGTCTACATGCGAGACGTGTAGAGGTGCGAGGCCTTCATCCTAAGAGTTAGCTCCTAGAGCCAGAGCAAGTCTGGTAGTTATTCAAGCTTTTTCTATTATCTTTCAATTATTatatttctcttcttcctttctattCTCCATTTGTTGCTCATCCTACATCATCTATATTCCTCAAAGGCCATATCTAGAGAATGTCCATATAAAATCACACATCATAAACTCTATTTAACCCGATTGCTAGAAGAGACAAAGAAAAGATCATAACCACAATACTGAACAAATCTACATAAAGTTATTCTGAGGCCCAAGTTCACATTTGTCTTTTAAAAGGAACTGACACTGATCTTCCTATTTCTGGAGACAAATCCCACTTCTCTATTTCTGCATCTCCTAGATTAGCTAGGTTTTATTTACGAAATGTGACAACTACAGCTATCCCAGTTGCATGCAGCTTCCACTAACAAATACTTTAAGGAAACAAAATGAAATTTTCAATCAAATATACTTGTACAATTGTATTTAAAAGACAAACCTTTACTTGTTAAAAGCTATGTTATCAATTTCACAAAAGCTAGTCTTGAAGCCATTGCTGAAGCTATGTTATCAACATCACAGACAATAAACTATATTGAACAAATATAATATTCTAGGAACCATGAGCATGAAAGACTCATGTAATAGATCAAAGAATTAAACATACAAGTATGCTGTATCAAGAAGCCCAAAAAGGAATTCTCACATAGTTGAAGATAACTATAAATACCAGAAAGAGGAAAAGATAGAAACCTACCTTGATTGCACACTATTGTTTTTTATTTCGTTAGCAAACACAAAACATGTTCAACAATTATGGGAATTGGGATACAACAAATTTTCTTAACATAATTATTCAGAACCCAAGCAAAACTCATATTAAACAACTGTAGCTTTGAACTCCTAGAAACCTACCTTGATTGCACGCTATTGTGATTTACTTCATTGGCAAACCAAACATGTTCAAAGATCATGGCAACTGAGATGCAACAAAGTTTCTAAAATAAGTTATAAAGCAAAACTCATATAAAACAAGTGTAGTTTTAAAACTCTAAGAAAAAAACATTACATAATTGCAAAAGAACCTATATgctataacacacacacacacacataaaatgGTAACTAATATGTTAGAAAAATAAATATGCATCTAATTGTGAATATTGCAGGATAGTGAAGTTGTAGCATCTCTCTGGGATATCCAGAAACAGGCAGCACCATAAGACACCTATGGAACTGCACTGCAGTTCAAGTTTGCTCAAGTCGCTAACCTTGTTCAAGTAGTTCAATTGAATTATGATGCAGGATATTGCCACCATCACAAATACCCATGTCTGGAAGTAACCAGCTTGATTGATGCCCTCCATTGTAAGCTTGATTGCAATTCCTACGGCCTTAATACTCATCACCTGAACAGTTGATAAATATAAGAGATAACAAGAGCAGAGCATTAACGGAAACAAACACACCATCATCACAACATCATTACCGTCAAAGATCCAATTACAGAGCATATGCCCAAGTACACCATtatgtttgtctgcccaaaccgtGGAGAACAATGCAACATAAGCACCAGAGATACTGCAACTGCTGAAGCCGCATACAAAAGAAAGGCTGACAAACGCACATCAAGAAATAAATAACACGCATCAGAAACAAGATGACCAAGCAAGTTGATTAACTGAACAAAATCATGAATGAAAATGAATACGCCTCAAATGCACTAAATGAACTCAAGAATAAGCCATCATAGAATACCTGGCTGTGTCGCTAGATCCCATATCTGTTCAACAGAGCTCGGGGTCCTCTCCTCTGGTGCATGGAGCACGATAACTGTTGAACCCACCATGCAAAGCACGCAGCCCAACACACCCATCCTCTGCAATCTCTCTTTGAGAATAAAATGGGCCAAAATGGCACTGCAGTCACCATTTCTCAGCATTAAAACCAGTTAAAAAGACAAAATTTTGACTATTATATAAAATCTGCATCCAGCAAACTTTCAGATGCACACCTCTTACCTAACAATGATACTCAAAGCACCCAGCGGAGTGACAAGAACAGCTGGGGCAAACATGTAGGCCACAAAATTCGCAATTTCACCAACAATCACTGCAACAAATTCAACTTTCCTTCAGGATTCAAAAGACAAAAGAAATAGTAAATGAATCGACCAAAAAGGGGCTTACTTGTGACCATCCCGATCCACCACAGAGGCTCCAGTAAATATCCGTACCCACCTATGCCTGGAGAACCAAACAAAGCAAGCTATTCTCTTTGAACACAATTTGAGATTAGGGCTAGGGCAAGGAGGAGAGAAGGGGAGGGCGAAGGGGTGACGTACCGGCGCGGGAGCCGCAGGCTCCAGCGCGCTTGAGGCCCTTTTTCTTGATGATGAAGCTGGCTCCGATGAAGGCGCTGGAGGCGACAGCGAGGAGGAAGCCCTTGAGGTTGTCGGCGAAGAGGTGGGCGGACCGCGCGTCGGCCGGAGCTTGCTCCATCGGTCGGGCGGCGTCCTGCCGCTGCTCATCTACCAGCCCGCGGGCCTCATTCGAAGGCCTCGTGAAAGGCGAGAGGGAGGGAGGATGGAGGGGCGAAGAATAAGAATAAACATATACAATAAAGTAAAGTGCGAAGCTTTGTCTACAAATGGGACGGGCGGAGGTGAGAGAAGGTAAAACACATCATATTTCTCCTCAGAAATAGGATGATAGcagtaaaaataacaaaaaagaacAATTTTTAATGCGGATTGGCCCTGAAACGAGGCCCCAATAACCAGTTATAACGAGCCACAGCCTCTTTGAACAACGGCTTCACCCGAAGACTGGGACCGAACTGTGTCTTCGTCTTCCTCCACCGCCACATATTAATTGCAGTATGTTTCAAACAGATACCTCTCGATTACAAGCGACCTAAAAAATGTTGGATCGGGTTGGCAACAAGCAATTATACGATACAAAACTCCAAAAGCCATCGACTTGTCTAAGGTCAGGAGCTTACTAGTCAAATTAACAAACAGCTTACGGGACGAGCTGGTGGTCCATAGTCCACGAAAGGAGGGCGCGGGCAGCGCGTCCCACGCTGTTGGGGACGGCGGGCAGGTGCAAGTTGTGTTCAGATCCCAAGCAGAAACGGATTGGAACGGGGGATGAAAAGGGCAAACCAACAGGAAGCAGGAGGGGCTGCGTCGCTCTCCGACTTTTAAATTGGCTGTCGGGGCATGGCAGGCATCTCGACACGCAGCAGCTTCGCATCTCTCTATCTGCTTCGCAAATCGGAGCCGTTCGATGGATGCTTTGACGCGTGTGGTCTTGTCAGAACAAGAAGAATACGAATTGAAGTGTGCCTTCTCAGGCAGCAAGAACAATCCACGACCCATCTTTGACCCTTCATTCCATCTGGAACTATGCTTCCGCGGAACGAAAACGAAAGTTGATTGTGTTTTGCGCTTTCACCGATCCGTCTTCTCCCGAGCTGGATCATATTTCGAAAAGGTTGATCTTTGGGAAATAGATATCACAATGACGTTGTGCGGTTTAGGTAAGATTAATTCGTGAATACGATCGTACTAACATTAGTGCATCGGATCGCATGAGAATTCTAAGGTTAAACGTGTGTGATAAGAATTATACTGAAAAAGATGCATTGGAAAattgggggaaaaaaaaaagaaaaagtgctTTCTTAGTGTAGAAGAAAAGAGTGGATCTCTTACCATTTCTTCTAGTTTGTGACCATGTAATTTGTTTCAAATGATTCCTTTCATCATTTAATTGTGAGGCCCACATGAGCGAATGGGTTAGCCACTTGTTCCTCTCTATCCTAttcatttaaattaaattaaaaaattttattagttataaaataagttttaaaaataggatgattaaaaaaattctttattttttttctaattagcaTCTCATTTTTCATTTATTCTCGTAGAGCATTCTTATGTTTTAAAGAATAAAATTATCTCTGGCCTTTGCTCTGCTACGCTCACACGCTCTCATCCTTGTCATCATTTTTCCTCATGCGCTCTTGCTCTTATCGTCATCCTAACTCGCGTATTCTCACCCTTATCATCATCCTTATTGTTTTCAAGTACAAAATTAGAAGTGGGAGTATATGAATGAGGACAACAATAAAATTGTATAAAAGATGAGATTTGAAGAGTTATATGACAATTTTCTACTGGCAATCGAACTTGATCGGATTACACAATGTACTAAGTAGGCGTATCATATCAACAtaatacaataataataacaataaagtcTAAAGTTTTAACTATTTGGAATCAATCACATGCATAGATCCATATTTATGAGATTTAATATAGTTTTATATTGATTGTTAGTGTAAATTGTATCTGTAAACCTAAAAATAAGTAATGGATGGATTAGATGAGGATGGATCAGAGCTCAATCCAATGTCACTACCTCTCATAAGAGAGATCAACGCATGGACGCCTTGACGATGACCGGAAGCAACAGATGAGGCACAGAAGTCTTCGTTCCCAAGACGATGTCTCATCCTCCGAGCTTCGCCATGGCCACCACATCACAAACAAAGCCATCATCCACTTGCAGGTCAAAATAGCGCGTACGAACAAGAAGAGTCCAAGACAGTATATTCTCCGGAGTGGGCTGCCCTGCCCTCTCCATCACATGGTGGAGCCGGCGGCCGAACAAGATATCGGAAAGCCCCCCATATCCACTTCGCGCCGCCTCCACCTCTCCTTTCTGTGGAGGCCAAACGGCGGTCCAGATTGGGCTGTGTGGGTGGGTGGTCACAAAACCCCTAATCTATCTTCCTTTATTCTTTTTCCTTCCAAACCcctcctttttattttctttatggaTAATGAtgacgataataataataataataataatatgacgaatttttcataaaaatatttttttctttttttttcctcaagaGAATGGCCCCCTATTCGATTTTTCTCCATTTAACAGAAATAATCATGTggcaatttttttcatttaaatccTCTTTTGAATATGATCTACAAATTATGAagcattttaatactattaaaaaaatagatattatCTCGGTTAAGACATCTAGCAATAATATACTTTTAAAGTAGCATTTAAATCATCTCATGTTTAATACATTTGTGAAAATTATATACCATAtttaatgtaatatttttttattttttgaaattaagatGTTCTACTATACACTAAAAAAATATAGATTCTCTTAAGAGAAAAAGAATTATTTTATGAAttcaatatataatattaaacaaTAATAATACagcctttttattttctttattaataCACAATGAAAAATGATTATAaggcaaattttttaattttttctttaaagCGTCCCTTATTTTAAATATCTTATAGAATgcctctatttttttatttataaaaatatctgtaAAATGAGAGGTATTTTGACATCATTAAAAGAATGGGACACTCCGTGAGAATTTAAAAAAATCGAGGGTTATAATAAAAATTAGTCAATAGTGataaataatgataaaaataatgataatttgacCATGGCTGGCAAGTAATGCCACCACTTAAAGCAGATGCAGCCTCCACACTCCATGTTTGGTGGGCACAGATTCTTGGAAAGATTTATTTAGGTTTTGTTTTGACTAACTCGGTGCACGGCGGCAACGCCTCCGGCCGGAGGCGGTGTAGGCCGCTGACCCAAAACGGAAATAAAATTTTGCAGGTTTGTTTCCCTTTCTTAACTTCATGACTACAATTCTTTCCAAATTTAGAATAATCAAACGGTTTCTTTGGGGAATGCCTTGGAATTATATTCTCATAACACCTGAAAGATATGTTAACCTCCATTCTGGATCTCATGTTGTATATTGTGGCTATGGATTCGTAAGGTGCGGCTTTTAATGCTCTCGAGATATAGGAGATACCGTTGTGTGGATTCGATACATCGGTTCGTACACGCATCCCTAAAATGCACTCTTGATAGATTACTCGTCAATTTTACCTATTCGAGTCGGATGTTATCGGAATCTATAAAACCCCTGACCGTATCTTTCGTCGTCAACCACGCGCGCGGGTTTCGAGCGCCTCTCTGCTTTTGCCTTGCCTTCCCTCCTCTAATGGCTGCTGCCACATACCGCGCCACCGCTCGCCATCCATCCTCCTCCCCTGTGTCCTCTCTCTGCCCCTCCAAAGCCTCCCCCTCCTCCCTCCCGTTTCCCCTTAGACCATGCCCCAATCAGCCCCTCCTCCGCTCCCACCTCCGCCTGTCCTCTTCCGCATCCGTCGCTGCTGCTTCCTCCTTCGCCGACCTGCCTTACCCTTCGTCTGACGATGTTTTCGCCTTTGACGACAAGCCCCGCGAGGAGTGCGGCGTATTCGCCATCGTCGGCGACCCAGAGGCGGCCCAGATGTGCTACCTGGGCCTGCACGCCCTCCAGCACCGCGGCCAGGAGGGCGCTGGAATCGTCTCCTCTGACGGCGCGTCGCTCCACTCCTGCACCGGCCTTGGCCTCGTCTCCGAGGTCTTCTCCCACACCTCCAAGCTCGAGCCCCTCGTCGGTTCCGCAGCCATCGGCCACAACCGCTACTCCACCGCCGGCGCAACCTCCGCCCTTGCCAACGTCCAGCCCTTCGTCGCCAGCTACCGCTTTGGCCAGCTCGCCGTCGCCCACAACGGAAACCTCGTCAACTACCACTCGCTTCGTTACGAGCTCGAGTCCAGAGGGTCCATCTTCAGCACCACCTCCGACACCGAGGTCATCCTCCACCTCATCGCCACCTCCACCACCCGCCCCCTCCTAGCCCGCATCATCGAGGCCTGCGAGTCCCTCGAGGGCGCCTACTCCCTCGTCTTGCTCACCGCGGACAAGCTCTTCGCCGTCCGCGACCCCCATGGCTTCCGCCCCCTCGTCATGGGTCGCCGCCCCAACGGCGCCATCGTCTTCGCCTCCGAAACCTGCGCCCTGGACCTTATCAGCGCCGAGTACGTGCGGGAGGTGAACCCCGGGGAGGTGGTCGTCGTCGACGGCCACGA comes from Musa acuminata AAA Group cultivar baxijiao chromosome BXJ3-3, Cavendish_Baxijiao_AAA, whole genome shotgun sequence and encodes:
- the LOC103979118 gene encoding amidophosphoribosyltransferase, chloroplastic-like, with the protein product MLSESIKPLTVSFVVNHARGFRAPLCFCLAFPPLMAAATYRATARHPSSSPVSSLCPSKASPSSLPFPLRPCPNQPLLRSHLRLSSSASVAAASSFADLPYPSSDDVFAFDDKPREECGVFAIVGDPEAAQMCYLGLHALQHRGQEGAGIVSSDGASLHSCTGLGLVSEVFSHTSKLEPLVGSAAIGHNRYSTAGATSALANVQPFVASYRFGQLAVAHNGNLVNYHSLRYELESRGSIFSTTSDTEVILHLIATSTTRPLLARIIEACESLEGAYSLVLLTADKLFAVRDPHGFRPLVMGRRPNGAIVFASETCALDLISAEYVREVNPGEVVVVDGHDMSIITSCLLPKKPRKGCVFEHVYFALPNSVVFGHPVHASRYNFGAALARESPAPGADIVIPVPDSGFFAALGFAEASGLPFRQGLIRSHYVGRSFIEPNQEERNLAVKLKLAPVYGILEGKSVVVIDDSIVRGTTSSKIVQLIKNTGKAREVHMRIASPPIISSCYYGVDTPRAEELISNRLDVEGVRRAIGSDSLAFLSLESLRVAFGKEGHMFCDACFTRRYPVLPREHEATNVAEE
- the LOC135633938 gene encoding probable magnesium transporter NIPA6 gives rise to the protein MEQAPADARSAHLFADNLKGFLLAVASSAFIGASFIIKKKGLKRAGACGSRAGIGGYGYLLEPLWWIGMVTMIVGEIANFVAYMFAPAVLVTPLGALSIIVSAILAHFILKERLQRMGVLGCVLCMVGSTVIVLHAPEERTPSSVEQIWDLATQPAFLLYAASAVAVSLVLMLHCSPRFGQTNIMVYLGICSVIGSLTVMSIKAVGIAIKLTMEGINQAGYFQTWVFVMVAISCIIIQLNYLNKALDTFNTAVVSPVYYAMFTILTILASAIMFKDWSGQSASNIASEICGLITVISGTTVLHSTREPDPPSSSDLYAPLSPKIYWHIQGNGDLGKLKDDDLLSGEFVAVVRQDYFV